Proteins from one Muntiacus reevesi chromosome X, mMunRee1.1, whole genome shotgun sequence genomic window:
- the LOC136154756 gene encoding PWWP domain-containing DNA repair factor 3B-like: protein MFLNPLMVRAADWQIRRSPRGGAAGRATTKAPSRAKCLPDVQFESGNQQIQFQKHTCQDQHAQGRFWPAKVLSRPRASAQQKRKRVLSLEVQILSVDEKIRVKRTKIKTLKLSMIESITTSLAAQPEPSTPEEEEMTYICAITMAWDLLSKNGNYTPARVVGDPESKTQSPRRLQKQHRRSRQEPNQGLRRSVRKRKSSKSPVVPSEREDDPYGDKSQVCTLVALIPSNMQTESSQSPRVHPNFPSLSEDGHEKEGKEKGDASKVMSLPCTVKEVGVDDRGGCVLPSLTPGFIPTVPKALEEGAHNTCQKSLAVYPEHATSSGNVDPGEGTCNSSSEGSAASCSAPNLSLRYSLHLANRKRKLQAPGCEEEWQESQPSAGSKAIKPTSAIKKGGGKEAGELTSMVFPGEPCPIERGMLVWFKFQNHPFWPAVVKSVSPTQQTARVLLIEAKMNCEKSGIQVPLRRLKHLDYTGKEKLMKRANKVYGESVNWCFSLISSYREGLACGSFVGSFLDFYAADISYPMRKAIQEGDLQMDFPKLNYSDLEDSEEETSVAAKRHCKRILPDRMRAARDRANQKLVDFIVKRKGADSHLLDIVKGRKESKWLESFRNSERYVICVETYLEDDDQLDVVVSHLREIYKHVDKKALALTRDDPVSFLLEVLLPEAMICSIATVDGLDNKEAEAKYLQGPPVYYREKELFDKKILKKVTKRSTKRYKAKLSP from the exons ATGTTTCTGAATCCTCTAATGGTCCGAGCTGCAGACTGGCAGATCCGGAGGAGCCCTCGGGGCGGCGCGGCCGGCCGAGCCACGACGA AAGCACCAAGCAGGGCAAAGTGTCTGCCAGACGTGCAGTTCGAGTCTGGGAATCAACAGATCCAGTTCCAGAAGCACACCTGCCAAGATCAACATGCCCAGG GCCGCTTTTGGCCTGCCAAGGTCTTGTCCAGACCCAGAGCCTCAGcacaacagaagagaaaaagggtcCTTTCTCTGGAAGTTCAAATACTCTCAGTAGATGAAAAAATCAgagtgaaaagaacaaagataaaGACCCTAAAACTGTCCATGATTGAATCTATCACCACCTCACTAGCAGCCCAGCCAGAGCCCAGTAccccagaagaagaggaaatgacCTACATATGCGCTATTACAATGGCCTGGGACCTTCTGAGTAAGAATGGAAATTACACTCCAGCAAGAGTCGTGGGTGATCCAGAGTCCAAGACGCAGTCTCCAAGGAGACTGCAAAAGCAACATCGTAGAAGTCGTCAGGAGCCCAATCAGGGCCTAAGGAGGAgtgtgaggaaaaggaaaagctccAAATCACCCGTGGTACCTTCAGAGAGGGAGGATGACCCATATGGTGACAAGTCACAGGTGTGCACACTCGTTGCCCTGATCCCAAGCAACATGCAAACAGAGTCATCTCAGAGCCCCAGGGTGCATCCAaacttcccatcactttcagaagatGGCCATGAGAAAGAGGGCAAGGAAAAGGGGGACGCCTCAAAAGTTATGTCCTTGCCCTGTACAGTGAAGGAGGTGGGTGTAGATGATAGAGGTGGATGCGTGCTTCCATCACTTACACCGGGTTTCATCCCCACTGTGCCCAAGGCTCTGGAAGAGGGAGCGCACAACACCTGCCAAAAGTCCCTGGCCGTGTATCCTGAACATGCTACCTCCTCGGGGAATGTTGACCCTGGAGAGGGCACCTGCAACTCCAGCTCGGAAGGCTCAGCAGCATCCTGCAGTGCCCCTAACCTGAGCCTGCGTTATTCACTCCACCtagcaaacagaaaaaggaagctGCAGGCCCCAGGGTGTGAGGAAGAGTGGCAAGAATCTCAACCCTCAGCTGGCTCAAAGGCTATTAAACCCACCAGTGCCATCAAGAAGGGCGGGGGCAAGGAAGCAGGAGAGCTGACAAGCATGGTGTTCCCAGGGGAGCCATGTCCCATTGAGAGAGGAATGCTGGTCTGGTTTAAGTTTCAGAATCACCCATTTTGGCCAGCCGTGGTCAAGAGTGTCAGCCCAACCCAACAGACTGCAAGGGTGCTTTTGATTGAGGCCAAGATGAACTGTGAGAAGAGTGGCATTCAAGTTCCTCTTCGAAGGTTGAAGCATCTGGATTATACTGGCAAAGAAAAGCTAATGAAGAGAGCCAACAAAGTATACGGGGAAAGTGTCAACTGGTGTTTCTCACTGATTTCCAGCTACAGAGAAGGGCTTGCTTGCGGGTCTTTTGTGGGCTCTTTCCTGGACTTTTATGCTGCTGACATCAGTTACCCCATGAGGAAAGCCATCCAAGAAGGGGATCTGCAGATGGATTTCCCCAAGTTGAATTATTCTGACCTGGAAGATTCTGAGGAGGAGACCTCTGTGGCTGCAAAGAGGCACTGCAAGAGAATCCTCCCTGACCGGATGAGGGCTGCTCGGGACCGAGCCAACCAGAAGCTGGTGGACTTCATTGTGAAAAGAAAGGGGGCCGACTCTCATCTTCTGGACATCGTCAAAGGCAGGAAAGAATCCAAGTGGCTGGAATCATTTCGGAATTCAGAGAGGTATGTGATCTGTGTTGAAACATACCTGGAGGATGACGATCAGCTGGATGTGGTGGTAAGCCATTTACGAGAAATCTACAAACACGTAGACAAGAAAGCGCTGGCTCTGACGAGAGATGACCCAGTGAGCTTCCTTCTGGAAGTTCTTCTGCCAGAAGCAATGATTTGTTCAATTGCTACAGTGGATGGATTGGACAACAAGGAGGCAGAAGCAAAGTACCTGCAAGGGCCACCTGTGTATTACCGGGAAAAAGAACTGTTTGATAAGAAAATCTTGAAGAAAGTAACAAAGAGATCAACCAAGAGGTACAAGGCTAAACTCTCCCCGTGA